The DNA segment ACGACGAGCGCCCGCTCTTCGCCGAGCCCTTCGATCAGCGCCGCGGCCGACGCCGCGCAGAGATCCCACCAGTCGTCCGGCCAGCGCTCGATGCGCGAGGAGAGGCCGGTCCCCGGCAGGTCGGGCACGACGACGCGGAAGCGCCGCGCGAAGTGGGCGATCTCCCCGTCGTAGTGGACGGCGGTCGTCGTCGATCCCGGAAGGACCACGAGGAGCGGTCCTTGGCCTTGCTCGACGTAATGGATGCGGCGTCCTCGCCAGTCGAAGAACCCCATGCCCGCACGATAGCGCATCGCCCGGCCGTCCGCAGGAGGGGCCGGCGGCGAGGCCGAATCCCGCGCGGAGACGAGGCGCCGCCCCGCGGGACGACGCGTCCTCGGACGAGCCGCGCGCGGCGGGACGGGCCGCGGAGGCGCCGCCGCCGAAAGGAATGCGGCGGACCGCCGATTCGCCGTACGGTGTAGAGTCTTGCGCTTCTCATCCCGCGGGAGGCTCTCCGCATGCCGCGCCCGGTTTCCGTCTCGCTCGCCGCGCTCGCCGCGGTTCTCTCCTTTTCCGCGGCCCCCGCCGCGGTCCCGCCCGCGGGCCCCGGCCCGGCGGCCGAAACGCTGCTCCTCCGCGCCCCGACGATCGGCGGCGGGCGGATCGTCTTCGCCCACGCCGGCGACCTCTGGAGCGTCGGCCTCGCCGGCGGCGAGGCGCGCCGCCTCACCGCGGGGGACGGCACGGCGAGCGACCCCCATCTCTCCCCCGACGGCGCGTGGCTGGCCTACACGCTGCGCCGCGACGGCAACGCCGACGTCTACGTGATGTCCGCCGCGGGCGGGACGTCGCGCCGCCTGACGTGGCACCCCGGCGACGACCTCGTCCGCGGTTGGTCCCCCGACGGCGCGAAGGTCCTCTTCGCCTCGCCCCGCGACGCGGCGAACGACCGCTGCGACCAGCTCTTCCTCGTCCCGCGCGACGGCGGCTGGCCGACGCCCCTGCCCCCGCCGATGGCGGAGCGCGGCGCCCTCTCCGCCGACGGCCGCCTCCTCGCCTACACGCCGCTGCACGACGGCTTCTGGACCTGGAAGCGGTACCGCGGCGGGATGACGACGCCGGTCCGGATCTACGACCTCGCGGCGCGGACGACGGCCGAGGCGCCGCACGAGAACGCCAGCGACACCTTCCCGACGTGGCTCGGCGGCAAGCTCTACTTCCTCTCCGACCGCGCGGGGACGATGAACGTCTTCGTCTACGACCCCGCGACGCGCGCCGTCCGCCGCCTGACCGACCACGCCGACTACGACGTCCGCTCCCTCGCCGCCGGCGACGGCCTCCTCGTCTACGAGCAGGCGGGGCGCATCCATCTCCTCGACCCGGCGACCGGCGTCTCCCGCGCGGTCGCGGTCCGCGTCGTCGGCGAATTGCCCGCGCTCGCGCCGCGCCTCGCCGCGGCGGCGCAGTCGATCGAGTCGTTCGGGATCTCCCCGACCGGCGCGCGCGCCCTCTTCGCCGCGCGCGGCGAGATCTTCACCGTGCCGGCGGAGCGCGGCGCGCCGCGCGACGTCTCGCGCACCCCCGGCGCGCACGAGCGCTATCCGGCCTGGTCCCCCGACGGGCAGCGGATCGCCTATCTCTCCGACGCCTCGGGCGAGTACCGCCTCCACGTGCGCGACCAGGCGGGGCTCGAGCCGCCGCTCGTCGTGGACCTCGGTCCGGGGAACTTCTTCTACGAGCCGCGCTGGTCCCCCGACGGACGCCGGATCGCGCTGACCGACAAGCGGCTCAACGTCTGGATCGTCGACCTCGCCGAGAAGCGCGGCGCGGTCGTGGACACGGACACCTACGAATCGCCGGAGCGGAGCCTCGATCCGGACTGGTCGCCCGACGGCCGCTACCTCGCCTACACCAAGCGGCTCAAGAACCACCTCCGCGCCGTCTTCGTCCACGACATCGTGACCGGCGCGAAGCGGCAGGTGACCGACGGCGCGCGGGACGCCGTCTCCGCCCGCTTCAGCGCCGACGGCAAGTACCTCTACTTCGCCGCCAGCGCGAACTACGGCCTCAACGCCGGCTGGCTGGAGATGTCGTCGTTCGAGCGGCCGGTGCGGCGCGCGCTGCAGCTCGCGATCCTCGCCGCCGACGAGCCGTCGCCGGTCGGCCTGGAGAGCGACGAGGAGCCGCCCGCCGCCGTCGGCTCGCTCGCCGACAAGCGCCCCGCCGCGGCGAAGGCCAAGACGCGCCACAAGCGGCCCGCGCCGAAGAAGCCCGCCGCGCCGGCGCGCCCCGGCGAGACGCGGATCGACTTCGACGGAATCGGCGGCCGCATCGTCGCCCTGCCGCTCCCCGAGGGGGACTACCGCACGCTGCGCCCCGGCGCCGGCGAAACGCTCTTCTACCTCGAGGGCGGGGACCTGCAGGGGGGCGGCGCGCTGCACCGCTTCGACCTCGCGACGCGCGAGGACAAGGTCGTCTTCGACAACGTCGCCGAGTTCGACCTCGCCTTCGACGGCAACCGGCTGATCTTCCGCGGCAAGGAGGACGCCTACTTCGTCGCCGACGCCGACGCCGCGCCGGACGCCGAGCCGCTGCCGCTCAAGCTCGAGGGGATGGTCGCGCCGATCGACCCGCGCGAGGAATGGCGCGAGATCTTCGACGAGGCGTGGCGCCAGTGGCGGGACTTCTTCTACGACCCGGGGCTGCACGGCGTGGACTGGAACGCCGCGCGGGAGAAGTACCGCGTCTTCCTGCCGCACGTCGCGCACCGCTGCGACCTCACGTATCTCCTGTCGGAGATGGGCGGCGAGCTCGTCGCCGGGCACGTCTTCGTGGACGATCCGCCCCCCGAGACCGCGCCCGGGCCGCGCGTCGGCCTGCTCGGCGCCGACGTCGAGCCGGACGGAGGCTTCTACCGCATCGCGCGGATCCTGCGCCGGCGCGCCGCCGAAGGGGACGCGCCGCCGCCGCTCGCCGCGCCCGGGCTCGGCGTGCGCGAAGGGGACTACATCGTCGCCGTGGACGGCCGCCCGGTCTCGACCGGCGACGAGCTGTTCCGCTGGCTCGACGGCGCCGCGGGCCGTCCGACGCTCCTCACGGTCAACGACCGCCCGTCGGCCGCCGGCGCGCGCACCGTCGAGATCCTGCCGATCGAGGACGAGACGTCGCTGCGCCGCCGCGCGCGGGTCGAGGCGGCGCGGGCCCGCGTCGCCGAGCTCTCGAACGGACGGCTCGGCTACGTCGATCTGCCCGACACCGGCACGCTCGGCTACGACGCGTTCAACCGGGACTACTTCTCGCAGGCCGACAAGGACGGCCTGATCGTGGACGACCGCTTCAACAGCGGCGGCGCCGTCGCCGACTACATCCTCGACCTGCTCGGCCGCGCGCCGCTCGCCTGGTGGGCGACGCGCGAGGGGGCGGTCTTCTCCAGCCCGGCCGCCGCGGTCTTCGGGCCGCGCGTGATGCTGATCAACGAGTACTCCTCGTCGGGCGGCGACGCGCTGGCGCAGTTCTTCCGCCGGCGCGGCCTCGGGCCGCTCGTCGGGCGGCGCACGTGGGGCGGCCTGGTCGGCGTGCTCGACGATCCGCCGCTGCTCGACGGCGGCGCGGTCAGCGCGCCGGGGGTCGCGGTCTTCAGCCCCGAAGGGCGCTG comes from the bacterium genome and includes:
- a CDS encoding PDZ domain-containing protein, whose translation is MPRPVSVSLAALAAVLSFSAAPAAVPPAGPGPAAETLLLRAPTIGGGRIVFAHAGDLWSVGLAGGEARRLTAGDGTASDPHLSPDGAWLAYTLRRDGNADVYVMSAAGGTSRRLTWHPGDDLVRGWSPDGAKVLFASPRDAANDRCDQLFLVPRDGGWPTPLPPPMAERGALSADGRLLAYTPLHDGFWTWKRYRGGMTTPVRIYDLAARTTAEAPHENASDTFPTWLGGKLYFLSDRAGTMNVFVYDPATRAVRRLTDHADYDVRSLAAGDGLLVYEQAGRIHLLDPATGVSRAVAVRVVGELPALAPRLAAAAQSIESFGISPTGARALFAARGEIFTVPAERGAPRDVSRTPGAHERYPAWSPDGQRIAYLSDASGEYRLHVRDQAGLEPPLVVDLGPGNFFYEPRWSPDGRRIALTDKRLNVWIVDLAEKRGAVVDTDTYESPERSLDPDWSPDGRYLAYTKRLKNHLRAVFVHDIVTGAKRQVTDGARDAVSARFSADGKYLYFAASANYGLNAGWLEMSSFERPVRRALQLAILAADEPSPVGLESDEEPPAAVGSLADKRPAAAKAKTRHKRPAPKKPAAPARPGETRIDFDGIGGRIVALPLPEGDYRTLRPGAGETLFYLEGGDLQGGGALHRFDLATREDKVVFDNVAEFDLAFDGNRLIFRGKEDAYFVADADAAPDAEPLPLKLEGMVAPIDPREEWREIFDEAWRQWRDFFYDPGLHGVDWNAAREKYRVFLPHVAHRCDLTYLLSEMGGELVAGHVFVDDPPPETAPGPRVGLLGADVEPDGGFYRIARILRRRAAEGDAPPPLAAPGLGVREGDYIVAVDGRPVSTGDELFRWLDGAAGRPTLLTVNDRPSAAGARTVEILPIEDETSLRRRARVEAARARVAELSNGRLGYVDLPDTGTLGYDAFNRDYFSQADKDGLIVDDRFNSGGAVADYILDLLGRAPLAWWATREGAVFSSPAAAVFGPRVMLINEYSSSGGDALAQFFRRRGLGPLVGRRTWGGLVGVLDDPPLLDGGAVSAPGVAVFSPEGRWEVENEGVAPDVDVAETPQDAAAGRDPQLEKAVELALRALAAAPPRPARPPYPVKRQTR